In Rhodococcus sp. OK302, one genomic interval encodes:
- a CDS encoding AI-2E family transporter has protein sequence MAESVEPPGISPAWSLPRGVIVLLGLASLVVSVAGMRSFASVIGPVFLALMLTVAVHPLPIWLQRKGLPRWAATLIALVAVYSILNLLVLLLIISVARLGSILPDYQSDIDQLLDSTRTSLNNNGIGSDQIHNLLSGIDASALFGFVEGILEGALGIFSNLLFVLVLLLFMAVDGSSYAERMGELVRSRPDIAGALNAFSSGTRKYLIVSTVFGAIVAVLDTGLLWALGIPLPVLWGLLSFITNYIPNIGFVLGLVPPALLALLQGGVGSMITVIVLYSVVNVVIQSVIQPKFVGDAVGLSVTLTFLSLVFWSWVLGPLGAILAIPLTLMAKALLVDIDPSTRWADVLLGGGPAAAPKGTPPTETVPDPEPDKVPVA, from the coding sequence ATGGCGGAATCGGTCGAGCCCCCCGGCATTTCCCCTGCCTGGTCACTTCCACGTGGGGTCATCGTTCTGTTGGGGTTGGCCAGTCTGGTCGTTTCGGTAGCCGGAATGAGGTCGTTCGCTTCCGTTATCGGACCAGTTTTCCTTGCCCTCATGCTCACGGTGGCCGTGCACCCACTACCAATATGGTTGCAGCGAAAAGGATTACCCCGATGGGCGGCGACCCTCATCGCGTTGGTCGCGGTCTACAGCATTCTGAACCTGCTCGTTCTTCTGCTGATTATCTCGGTGGCCAGGCTCGGCAGCATACTGCCGGACTACCAGAGCGACATCGACCAGCTGTTAGACAGCACGCGAACATCATTGAACAACAACGGGATCGGATCCGACCAGATTCACAACCTGCTTTCCGGAATTGATGCGAGTGCACTGTTCGGGTTCGTCGAAGGAATACTGGAGGGCGCACTCGGGATCTTCTCGAACCTGCTCTTCGTGCTCGTGCTACTGCTGTTCATGGCAGTAGATGGCAGCTCTTACGCCGAACGCATGGGGGAGCTGGTGCGCTCGCGTCCCGACATCGCCGGAGCGTTGAATGCCTTCTCCTCCGGCACCCGCAAATACCTGATCGTCTCCACGGTGTTTGGTGCCATCGTCGCCGTCCTCGACACGGGACTGCTGTGGGCACTGGGGATTCCACTCCCCGTATTGTGGGGGTTGCTCTCGTTTATCACCAACTACATTCCCAACATCGGGTTCGTTCTCGGACTGGTGCCTCCGGCGTTGCTGGCATTGCTGCAAGGTGGTGTCGGATCGATGATCACCGTCATTGTGCTCTACAGCGTCGTCAACGTCGTCATCCAATCTGTGATCCAACCGAAGTTTGTCGGCGATGCAGTGGGTCTATCGGTTACGCTGACATTCTTGTCGTTGGTTTTTTGGTCCTGGGTACTCGGCCCACTCGGTGCAATACTCGCAATCCCGTTGACGCTCATGGCCAAAGCGCTTCTGGTCGACATCGATCCGTCCACGCGCTGGGCTGATGTCCTGTTGGGTGGGGGTCCGGCAGCAGCGCCGAAAGGGACTCCGCCGACGGAAACTGTGCCTGACCCGGAACCCGACAAGGTCCCGGTTGCATGA
- a CDS encoding DUF1254 domain-containing protein, whose protein sequence is MNDDLTGLVAQAYIYGFPIVFNLDQVGRYVSEGVGANPAAPFNTFSHARTLAGPDDTFVTINNDTVYSMAQIDLSVGPVALHVPDTAGRYYVLQFVDAWTNNFAYVGHRSTGTGAGDFLLVPQNWDGDAPTGTTVIRFPTRIASIVGRWACAGEADLDSVHALQDATTLTALDPRAVPTELPKTDSAVADEFSFLEKLRVRSQAFPPADRDVPLQKSFAPVGLSDEDSPYTSPSDQFAKSLRAGLSVGEQNLHQALTSGSSPQVNGWTLTFHAFDYNLDFFEVGTIDDAAFKIENPSLRIIERAAAAKGGLWGNHAYEAAYIITYVDDRGEQLNGARTYTLHLDPLPPVNAFWSLTMYSVPDFFLVANPIERYSIGDRTPGLVFDEHGGLTITISHDKPSDADAAANWLPAPAGDFRPVLRMYEPLPAVLDRSYVTPAIVRT, encoded by the coding sequence ATGAACGACGACCTCACAGGACTTGTCGCACAAGCCTATATTTACGGCTTTCCCATCGTCTTCAATCTGGATCAGGTGGGCAGGTATGTGAGCGAAGGAGTCGGCGCGAACCCAGCAGCCCCGTTCAACACCTTCAGCCATGCTCGTACACTCGCCGGACCTGACGATACCTTTGTGACGATCAACAACGACACGGTCTATTCCATGGCTCAGATCGATCTCTCTGTCGGCCCGGTCGCCCTCCACGTACCCGATACCGCCGGCCGATACTACGTCCTGCAGTTCGTCGACGCCTGGACAAATAACTTTGCGTATGTCGGCCACCGCTCGACAGGCACTGGAGCAGGGGATTTCCTTCTCGTTCCACAAAACTGGGACGGCGACGCCCCCACGGGCACCACAGTGATCAGGTTCCCGACCCGGATCGCCTCCATCGTGGGACGGTGGGCCTGCGCCGGCGAAGCCGACTTGGATTCAGTTCATGCACTTCAAGACGCCACTACCCTGACTGCGCTGGACCCCCGCGCAGTCCCCACCGAACTCCCGAAGACTGATTCCGCGGTTGCGGACGAGTTCTCTTTCCTGGAGAAACTGCGTGTGCGCTCGCAAGCATTTCCCCCGGCCGACCGAGACGTCCCGCTGCAGAAATCCTTTGCACCGGTAGGTCTTTCAGACGAGGACTCTCCGTACACATCACCGTCGGATCAATTCGCGAAATCGTTGCGCGCCGGTCTGTCTGTGGGTGAACAAAACCTGCATCAAGCATTGACTTCGGGATCCAGCCCACAGGTCAACGGATGGACACTGACGTTTCATGCCTTCGATTACAACCTCGACTTCTTCGAGGTCGGCACGATCGACGACGCGGCGTTCAAGATCGAGAATCCGTCCTTGCGCATCATCGAGCGTGCAGCCGCAGCCAAAGGCGGGCTCTGGGGAAATCATGCCTACGAAGCTGCCTACATCATTACCTATGTCGATGACCGTGGCGAGCAACTCAACGGAGCACGCACCTACACTCTGCATCTGGATCCGTTGCCGCCAGTGAACGCCTTCTGGTCCCTGACCATGTATTCCGTCCCCGATTTCTTTCTCGTCGCCAACCCGATCGAGCGTTACTCGATCGGCGACCGGACTCCGGGATTGGTGTTCGACGAGCACGGCGGCCTGACAATCACCATCAGTCATGACAAGCCATCCGATGCGGATGCCGCCGCCAACTGGCTACCGGCCCCCGCCGGCGATTTCAGACCAGTGCTGCGCATGTACGAACCACTGCCCGCTGTCCTCGACAGAAGCTACGTCACCCCCGCCATTGTCCGAACCTGA
- a CDS encoding alpha/beta hydrolase, whose protein sequence is MRAIRHRTIRRCRTLAVVAVLAASGIFGQVAVASADGPALDHVERINDRQMNMYVYSAAMDKVIRLEVIRPEDTSVRRPTLYLLNGAGGGADGGVDAATWQTKTDVVDFFADKNVNVVTPIGGAYSYYTDWQQPDPVLGLNKWTTFLTEELPPIVDATLGTTGVNAIAGLSMAGTSVLNLAESAPSLYRAVGAFSGCAETSTQPGQSYVTFVVSARGGNANNMWGPPGDPAWVAHDPVVNAEKLRGINLYISNGSGMPGPHDTLDGPQVNGDIGTLANQVIVGGVIEAGTNQCTQRLAERLSSLGIPATVDFRPTGTHSWGYWQDDLHNSWPMISGSLG, encoded by the coding sequence ATGCGCGCGATCAGGCACCGCACGATCAGACGCTGTCGGACACTTGCGGTCGTCGCTGTCCTTGCCGCGTCAGGCATATTCGGGCAGGTAGCCGTAGCGTCGGCCGACGGTCCCGCTCTGGATCACGTCGAGCGCATCAATGACCGCCAGATGAATATGTACGTGTACTCGGCCGCAATGGACAAGGTAATCCGCCTCGAGGTAATCCGTCCCGAAGATACGAGCGTGCGCCGCCCAACGCTGTACTTGCTCAACGGTGCCGGCGGCGGCGCAGACGGTGGCGTCGATGCGGCGACCTGGCAGACCAAGACGGACGTGGTCGATTTCTTCGCCGACAAGAATGTCAATGTCGTCACTCCCATCGGCGGCGCGTACAGCTACTACACCGACTGGCAGCAGCCCGATCCTGTTCTCGGCCTCAACAAATGGACCACCTTCCTGACCGAGGAGCTGCCTCCGATTGTTGACGCCACGCTGGGAACGACCGGTGTCAATGCCATCGCCGGACTGTCGATGGCGGGAACTTCCGTCCTTAACCTGGCTGAGTCGGCGCCGTCGCTGTATCGAGCAGTTGGTGCATTCAGTGGGTGCGCCGAGACGAGCACCCAACCCGGCCAGAGTTACGTCACCTTTGTCGTCAGTGCACGCGGCGGAAACGCAAACAACATGTGGGGCCCACCCGGCGATCCGGCGTGGGTAGCCCACGACCCCGTCGTCAATGCCGAGAAGCTGCGCGGCATCAACTTGTACATCAGCAACGGCAGCGGAATGCCTGGCCCTCATGACACCCTCGACGGACCGCAGGTCAACGGAGATATCGGCACCCTGGCCAACCAGGTGATCGTGGGCGGAGTCATCGAAGCGGGAACCAACCAGTGCACCCAGCGATTGGCCGAGCGGCTCAGTTCTCTGGGAATTCCGGCCACGGTCGACTTCCGTCCGACCGGTACTCACTCATGGGGCTACTGGCAAGACGATCTGCACAACTCCTGGCCCATGATTTCAGGTTCTCTCGGCTGA
- a CDS encoding LuxR C-terminal-related transcriptional regulator — protein sequence MQDYAEPTTRARTVTRSRLYRVLDSAVQSSSPQGRVLLLCAPAGTGKTVLLNEWSARASAEFGTDCARLNMTEHENNVSIFCASLLRALNSIVPVSSTNLPPTFDALDRFITELTTSIKDLGKTTTVIIDDAHEIYDPVVISVVDRLLHCAPANLSFIIAARHEPPQSWNSLALSDRLTRLGSAELSFETGEIQEILVQSGILLDDSALTTIARRTQGWGALVRFAAMYLSGRHDIAQAVSEFASTPRPVADFLVGELISSLPAGSIAFLLRTAVPARFTVDLAMVLAGDDAAAHLDELERLNMPLIRTDTADHRTWYTYHPMLREYLYAEYRRSDAPALHDSHMQASRWFEGHHDYLAALEHEITLDDDTRMIELLGRRGLGMIHDGLGHELISALRELPVGVAEDAGTQLLHAAAAVTTRDFDAAAAYLEFLQDKALANAWQCSLFLGLQLETVRYTADSRQALLLDALTRHRASGDSDVDAYVQLQIGITQNLHHEFRESVQSLEKAVVLAQVRNRCALVLESMTALAITYGVSTDIGAMAEKSDFALTYANDHDLSHHPITEQAASVSALAGYLRVTPPRSDAIIDASSLARRSAIGTDTPAYGWHATVIFALQGLELAQENRRRPASVMRDAMLRLISGGDHHTDTLAFLPVVVHACLNVGEPDWALRIVHDAAHKFGDTTDVRLGRAGIRLATGKVSEARVEIDTIASSSPQFVMAGGVYAAVLDACIHARQGHTKLARTALESALLRARSSTALRPFFDLKAEIRPLLSSFSGHFGDNNDFAENLRQRLEMDTTTPRPILTPSELKTLHELSSGDTTEAIAETFGLSVNTVKTHLRGIYRKLEVANRREALQSARKVGLL from the coding sequence GTGCAGGATTACGCTGAGCCAACCACGAGGGCGAGAACAGTAACGCGGTCAAGGCTGTACCGAGTTCTCGATTCGGCCGTACAAAGCTCCAGCCCTCAAGGGCGGGTACTTCTGCTCTGCGCACCGGCAGGGACTGGCAAAACAGTCCTGTTAAACGAGTGGTCCGCCCGGGCATCGGCTGAGTTCGGTACAGATTGTGCACGGTTGAACATGACCGAACATGAAAACAATGTTTCCATCTTCTGTGCATCGCTGCTCCGAGCATTGAATTCAATTGTGCCCGTGTCGAGTACGAATCTGCCACCGACGTTTGACGCTCTCGATAGGTTCATTACGGAACTCACCACGTCTATCAAGGATCTCGGAAAGACGACGACCGTGATCATCGACGATGCGCACGAGATATACGATCCTGTCGTCATCAGCGTTGTGGACAGGCTCCTCCACTGCGCTCCGGCAAATTTGTCTTTCATCATTGCCGCCCGTCATGAGCCGCCACAGTCGTGGAACTCTCTTGCGCTCAGTGACCGTCTGACACGCCTGGGGTCGGCCGAACTATCGTTCGAAACCGGGGAAATTCAGGAGATCCTCGTGCAATCCGGAATTCTGCTCGATGACAGCGCGTTGACCACCATCGCTCGACGGACGCAAGGGTGGGGAGCGCTCGTCCGTTTCGCCGCGATGTATCTATCCGGGCGTCACGATATTGCTCAAGCCGTTTCCGAGTTCGCGAGTACTCCTCGACCGGTAGCGGATTTCCTTGTCGGGGAATTGATCTCGTCTCTTCCGGCTGGGTCGATTGCATTTCTGCTCCGCACTGCGGTTCCTGCCCGATTCACGGTAGACCTGGCGATGGTCTTGGCCGGCGACGATGCCGCTGCACATCTGGACGAGTTGGAGCGACTGAACATGCCCCTCATCCGAACCGATACGGCAGATCACCGCACCTGGTACACGTACCACCCCATGCTGCGTGAATATTTGTATGCCGAGTATCGCCGAAGTGATGCACCCGCTTTGCATGATTCGCACATGCAGGCTTCACGTTGGTTCGAAGGTCACCACGACTACTTGGCTGCCCTGGAACATGAGATCACGCTCGACGACGACACACGCATGATCGAATTGCTGGGGCGCCGAGGGTTGGGAATGATCCACGACGGGCTAGGCCATGAGTTGATTTCCGCGCTGCGCGAGCTACCCGTCGGTGTTGCGGAGGACGCCGGAACCCAGTTGCTTCATGCTGCTGCGGCCGTCACAACTCGAGACTTCGACGCAGCCGCGGCTTATTTGGAGTTTCTACAAGACAAAGCGTTGGCCAATGCTTGGCAGTGCTCGCTGTTTCTGGGGCTGCAACTCGAAACAGTCCGATACACGGCAGATTCGCGGCAGGCACTGTTATTGGATGCTCTCACCCGACATCGAGCCTCCGGAGATTCCGACGTCGACGCCTACGTTCAACTTCAAATCGGCATCACACAAAACTTGCATCATGAATTCCGGGAGTCTGTCCAGAGTTTGGAGAAAGCCGTCGTTCTGGCACAAGTTCGCAATCGATGTGCCCTCGTCCTCGAATCCATGACGGCATTGGCGATCACCTACGGAGTGTCCACCGATATCGGAGCAATGGCAGAAAAATCGGATTTCGCCCTCACCTACGCCAACGACCACGACCTTTCCCACCACCCGATAACCGAACAAGCTGCGTCAGTTTCGGCGCTCGCCGGATACCTGCGGGTAACCCCTCCTCGTTCGGACGCAATCATCGACGCCTCTTCCCTCGCTCGCAGGTCGGCGATCGGTACAGACACCCCCGCCTACGGCTGGCACGCAACGGTCATCTTCGCCTTGCAAGGACTTGAACTTGCTCAGGAGAACCGCCGACGACCAGCATCCGTGATGCGCGATGCGATGCTCCGACTCATTTCCGGCGGTGACCACCACACTGACACACTGGCATTCCTCCCCGTCGTGGTACATGCGTGTTTGAACGTCGGCGAACCCGACTGGGCATTGCGCATAGTTCACGATGCAGCCCACAAATTCGGCGACACCACTGATGTGAGATTGGGCCGCGCCGGGATCCGACTTGCGACGGGCAAAGTCTCGGAGGCCCGTGTCGAAATCGACACCATCGCTTCTTCTTCACCTCAATTTGTCATGGCCGGCGGCGTCTACGCAGCAGTTCTCGATGCATGTATCCATGCGCGGCAAGGTCACACGAAGCTGGCACGCACGGCGCTCGAATCGGCGCTGCTGAGAGCTCGATCGAGCACTGCGCTTCGTCCATTCTTTGATCTGAAGGCGGAGATTCGTCCACTGCTGAGTTCTTTCAGTGGTCATTTCGGGGATAACAATGATTTCGCTGAGAACCTGCGACAGCGATTGGAAATGGATACCACCACACCGAGGCCCATTCTCACTCCTTCTGAGCTGAAAACGTTGCATGAGTTGTCTTCCGGTGACACCACGGAAGCGATAGCGGAAACCTTTGGGCTGTCGGTGAATACCGTGAAGACGCATCTGCGGGGTATCTATCGGAAACTCGAAGTCGCAAATCGTCGGGAAGCGTTGCAGTCGGCCAGGAAGGTCGGATTACTCTGA
- the asnB gene encoding asparagine synthase (glutamine-hydrolyzing) translates to MCGITGWISFDRDLRSEQSTVDSMTETMKCRGPDARGTWVVEHAALGHRRLAIIDLPGGNQPMSVDTAGGPIAMVYSGEAYNFGELRRELRGRGHVFVTDSDTEVVLHGYLEWGEAVAQRLNGMYAFAVWDSRVDTLVMIRDRMGIKPFYYYQTPDGVLFGSEPKAILANPISESTVTMDGIRELLAFVKTPGHAVWDGMREVEPGTVVTVSRAGLRTHRYWTLHTRPHTDDQDTTVAHVRELLDDIVRRQLVADVPRCTLLSGGLDSSAMTAIAAQQLAEVDETVRTFSVDFVGQAEHFVADELRGTPDTPYVHDVARRSRTAHEDIVLDNDALADPAVRAKVIRARDLPAGLGDMDASLYLLFTAIRGLSTVALSGESADEVFGGYKQFFDPDAQKADTFPWLVHHVERFGDDSDIFTPEVTAALNLDVYVQDSYDSAVSGIDRLGGESDFEWRMRKICYLHLTRFVRVLLDRKDRMSMAVGLEVRVPFCDHRLVEYVYNTPWSMKTFDGREKSLLRAATRDVLPQSVIERVKSPYPSTQDPKYAVALQQQGKELLGQSGHPVFGLISPGWLTRAVSVDTPQVTQVSRRGLERTLDLAMWMDMYNPTIRL, encoded by the coding sequence ATGTGTGGAATAACCGGATGGATCTCGTTCGATCGCGACCTACGGTCCGAGCAGTCGACAGTTGACTCCATGACCGAGACGATGAAGTGTCGTGGACCAGACGCGCGCGGTACCTGGGTGGTCGAGCACGCCGCGCTGGGGCATCGACGGCTTGCGATCATCGATCTGCCCGGCGGGAATCAGCCGATGAGCGTCGACACCGCTGGTGGGCCGATCGCGATGGTCTATTCGGGCGAGGCGTACAACTTCGGTGAATTGCGCCGAGAACTGCGCGGACGCGGACACGTGTTCGTCACGGACTCCGACACCGAGGTTGTGCTGCACGGATACCTGGAATGGGGGGAAGCCGTCGCACAGCGCCTCAATGGCATGTACGCGTTCGCCGTCTGGGATTCACGCGTCGACACCCTTGTGATGATCCGTGACCGCATGGGAATCAAGCCGTTCTACTACTACCAGACGCCCGATGGTGTGCTGTTCGGTTCGGAACCCAAAGCGATACTTGCCAATCCGATCTCCGAGTCGACGGTCACGATGGACGGGATCCGCGAGCTATTGGCATTCGTGAAGACGCCGGGTCACGCGGTCTGGGATGGAATGCGCGAGGTGGAACCGGGAACGGTGGTCACCGTTTCACGCGCCGGATTACGCACCCATCGCTACTGGACGCTGCACACCCGGCCGCACACCGATGACCAGGACACCACGGTGGCGCATGTTCGTGAACTTCTCGACGACATCGTGCGTCGGCAACTCGTCGCGGATGTGCCACGGTGCACGCTACTTTCCGGTGGACTCGATTCTTCCGCGATGACCGCTATCGCGGCGCAACAACTGGCCGAGGTCGACGAGACGGTCCGCACGTTCTCTGTCGACTTCGTCGGTCAGGCCGAACATTTTGTCGCGGACGAACTGCGTGGAACTCCGGACACCCCGTACGTCCACGACGTGGCCCGACGGTCCCGGACTGCTCACGAGGACATCGTGCTCGACAACGACGCACTGGCCGACCCCGCGGTGCGGGCAAAGGTCATCCGCGCACGCGACCTTCCGGCGGGGCTCGGGGACATGGACGCGTCACTGTATTTGCTGTTCACAGCGATCCGCGGGCTTTCCACGGTGGCACTGTCCGGAGAGTCGGCTGACGAGGTATTCGGCGGATACAAACAGTTTTTTGATCCTGACGCGCAAAAGGCCGATACGTTTCCCTGGCTCGTACACCACGTAGAACGTTTCGGTGATGACAGTGACATCTTCACTCCGGAGGTGACTGCGGCATTGAACCTGGATGTGTACGTGCAGGATTCGTACGACAGTGCGGTTTCCGGAATCGACAGGCTAGGTGGAGAATCCGACTTCGAGTGGAGGATGCGCAAGATCTGCTACCTGCATTTGACGAGGTTCGTGCGTGTCCTGCTCGACCGCAAGGACCGAATGAGCATGGCAGTCGGGTTGGAGGTTCGTGTGCCGTTCTGCGATCACCGGTTGGTGGAGTACGTGTACAACACGCCGTGGTCGATGAAGACATTCGACGGGCGTGAGAAATCGTTGCTTCGTGCCGCGACCAGGGATGTATTGCCGCAGTCGGTGATCGAACGGGTGAAGTCGCCCTACCCGTCCACCCAGGATCCCAAGTACGCCGTGGCATTGCAGCAGCAGGGCAAGGAGTTACTCGGTCAGTCTGGACACCCGGTGTTCGGGTTGATAAGCCCGGGATGGCTGACGCGGGCGGTGTCCGTCGATACCCCACAGGTCACTCAGGTTTCTCGTCGTGGTCTCGAGAGAACCCTCGACCTTGCGATGTGGATGGACATGTACAACCCCACCATCCGGCTCTAG
- a CDS encoding GlsB/YeaQ/YmgE family stress response membrane protein yields the protein MLLIAIILFGTIIGAAAQLLLGKSKKGVDWSAAFAAGIIGSFVGGLLVSLLSGDGLAFRPSGIIGSVVGAIIVTAGWHWWKGKNAARV from the coding sequence ATGCTTCTCATAGCGATCATATTGTTCGGGACAATCATCGGTGCCGCAGCCCAGCTGCTTCTGGGAAAGTCCAAGAAGGGAGTGGACTGGAGCGCGGCATTCGCTGCCGGAATCATCGGTTCGTTTGTCGGTGGCTTGTTGGTCAGCCTGCTTTCAGGTGACGGCCTCGCGTTTCGCCCGAGTGGGATCATCGGTTCGGTGGTCGGAGCAATCATTGTCACGGCAGGATGGCATTGGTGGAAGGGTAAGAATGCTGCGCGCGTGTAG
- a CDS encoding DUF7144 family membrane protein, translated as MTTTSQTQSTSPVKQGIAAGTTFAAAILLLAAGLVSVLQGIAALADNNLFVVGINYTYQFDITTWGWIHVILGAVGIVVALGLFAGASWARGLAFVIAALSIVANFLWMPYYPLWSILVIALDIVVIWAVATWRPSE; from the coding sequence ATGACCACAACGTCGCAAACTCAATCCACTAGCCCGGTCAAGCAAGGCATCGCCGCCGGCACAACGTTCGCGGCCGCGATTTTGCTGCTCGCGGCGGGGCTCGTCAGTGTTCTACAAGGAATCGCCGCACTTGCCGACAACAATCTCTTCGTCGTCGGAATCAACTACACCTACCAGTTCGACATCACCACATGGGGATGGATCCACGTCATCCTGGGTGCCGTCGGAATCGTTGTTGCACTGGGACTCTTCGCCGGAGCGAGCTGGGCTCGCGGCCTCGCTTTCGTTATTGCCGCTTTGTCGATCGTCGCGAACTTCCTGTGGATGCCCTACTACCCGCTGTGGTCGATTCTCGTCATCGCACTCGACATCGTAGTTATCTGGGCTGTCGCAACGTGGAGGCCCAGCGAGTAA
- a CDS encoding flavin-containing monooxygenase: MRISTLSNKTSHNATYDVVVVGAGFAGLYALHSLRQRGLSVHGFEAGTGVGGTWFWNTYPGARCDVDSADYSYSFDDDLQQEWVWTERFPTQPEILRYLEHVADRFSLRDDIAFDTRVTSAQFDETAGLWIIATDDGNTATARWMIMATGALSAARIPQMDGQEAFGGEVHHTAHWPAGGVDFTDKRVGVIGTGSSGVQAIPIIAEQADHLTVFQRTPGFVIPARNRPLSPGELDDIKAQYPSRRALQRESHGGWILPPPAGMALEASPEVRDKEYESRWAAGGIAFQTTFGDLMFDAAANETAAEFVRSKIRETVSDPITAEALCPKGYPLGTKRLCIGSDYYETFNRDNVTLVDVRATPIERLDRGGIETAAELHELDMIVYATGFDALTGSLDGIDIRGRNNLALRDAWAAGPRTYLGVAVAGFPNMFIVTGPGSPSVLSNVVVSIEQHVEWVVDYIDHMRRTGAHVAEATSTAQDEWASHVTGIAAESLYMQADSWYLGANIPGKPRIFLPYLGGVGNYRILCTQIADDDYRGFTTSI, from the coding sequence ATGAGGATCTCCACCTTGTCGAACAAAACGTCACATAACGCCACGTACGACGTAGTTGTAGTTGGCGCCGGATTTGCCGGACTGTACGCACTGCACAGCCTCCGACAGCGCGGACTGTCCGTGCACGGGTTCGAGGCCGGCACCGGCGTCGGCGGGACATGGTTCTGGAACACCTATCCGGGCGCCCGCTGCGACGTCGACAGTGCCGACTACTCGTACTCGTTCGACGACGACCTGCAGCAGGAATGGGTCTGGACCGAACGCTTTCCAACGCAGCCGGAGATCCTTCGCTACCTCGAGCACGTCGCTGACCGCTTCAGCCTCCGTGACGACATCGCCTTCGACACCCGAGTGACCTCCGCCCAGTTCGACGAGACCGCCGGACTCTGGATTATCGCCACCGATGACGGCAACACCGCCACCGCGCGGTGGATGATCATGGCAACCGGTGCACTCTCGGCCGCCCGGATCCCCCAGATGGATGGCCAGGAAGCTTTCGGTGGCGAGGTCCATCACACCGCGCACTGGCCCGCAGGCGGTGTCGATTTCACGGACAAGCGAGTCGGCGTCATCGGCACCGGATCGTCCGGGGTGCAAGCGATCCCGATCATTGCCGAGCAAGCCGACCATCTCACGGTATTTCAGCGGACTCCCGGCTTTGTCATCCCCGCCCGCAACCGGCCTCTCAGCCCTGGCGAACTCGACGATATCAAGGCACAATACCCGTCGCGCCGAGCACTTCAGCGTGAATCCCACGGTGGATGGATACTGCCGCCGCCCGCGGGAATGGCACTCGAGGCCTCGCCGGAGGTCCGCGACAAAGAGTACGAGAGTCGCTGGGCAGCCGGTGGAATCGCGTTCCAGACTACGTTCGGCGACCTCATGTTCGACGCCGCTGCAAACGAGACTGCCGCCGAGTTCGTCCGGTCCAAGATCCGCGAGACCGTATCGGATCCGATCACCGCAGAAGCTCTGTGCCCCAAGGGGTATCCGTTAGGAACAAAGCGGTTGTGCATCGGTAGCGACTACTACGAGACGTTCAACCGTGACAACGTCACGCTGGTAGACGTACGCGCAACGCCGATCGAACGCCTCGATCGAGGCGGCATCGAGACGGCGGCTGAACTCCACGAACTCGACATGATCGTCTACGCCACAGGATTCGACGCCTTGACCGGGTCCTTGGACGGCATCGACATCAGAGGGCGAAACAACCTGGCGTTGCGTGACGCCTGGGCGGCCGGACCACGGACGTACCTCGGAGTGGCAGTCGCAGGCTTTCCCAACATGTTCATCGTCACCGGACCGGGTAGTCCGTCGGTGCTCTCCAACGTCGTCGTCTCGATCGAACAGCACGTCGAGTGGGTCGTCGATTACATCGATCACATGCGCCGGACCGGAGCACATGTCGCGGAGGCGACCAGCACAGCCCAGGATGAGTGGGCGAGCCATGTGACCGGCATTGCCGCCGAAAGCCTTTATATGCAAGCTGATTCGTGGTACTTGGGCGCAAACATCCCCGGCAAGCCGAGAATCTTCTTGCCTTACCTCGGCGGCGTCGGAAACTACCGAATACTCTGCACTCAGATCGCCGACGACGATTACCGAGGATTCACGACATCCATCTAA